The Neorhodopirellula lusitana genome contains a region encoding:
- a CDS encoding class I SAM-dependent methyltransferase, with amino-acid sequence MQSFDQERLDQAVASLRSLLQLGEDPQTLGTQPLEPQPLAGLSFLDIGSGSGLFSLAAIVLGARVVSLDVDTDSYQCTLSLKERITSSSSDPASNDASGADSIATAHKKNDIHWDVHHASILDAEAMQSLGQFDIVYSWGVLHHTGQMKTAVAAAAARVSPGGQLAIAIYNDQGGGSRRWLAIKHGYHRLPAFLRPGYVIAVAGFYECKFALARLARGRNPLPFADWQAKKSDRGMSVWHDWVDWIGGLPFEVATPEAIVMPLRQQGFTLDNLRTVGSGWGCNEFVFRLTESTGSPQ; translated from the coding sequence TTGCAGTCGTTTGATCAAGAGCGACTGGACCAAGCCGTTGCCTCGCTGCGAAGCCTTTTGCAACTGGGCGAAGATCCTCAAACACTAGGCACCCAGCCACTGGAGCCTCAACCTCTGGCCGGACTCAGCTTCCTGGATATCGGCTCGGGCAGCGGCCTGTTTTCCCTGGCCGCGATCGTTCTGGGTGCCCGCGTCGTGTCACTGGATGTTGATACGGATAGCTATCAGTGCACGCTTAGCCTGAAAGAGCGAATTACCTCGTCATCCAGCGATCCAGCCAGCAACGATGCGTCCGGCGCCGATTCAATCGCCACAGCTCACAAGAAAAACGACATCCACTGGGACGTTCACCACGCATCGATCCTGGACGCGGAAGCGATGCAGTCGCTGGGGCAATTCGACATTGTTTATAGCTGGGGCGTCCTGCACCACACCGGTCAAATGAAGACTGCCGTCGCTGCGGCGGCGGCCCGCGTGTCGCCCGGTGGGCAACTCGCGATCGCAATCTACAACGACCAAGGCGGCGGCAGCCGGCGCTGGTTGGCAATCAAGCACGGCTACCATCGACTGCCCGCGTTCTTGCGTCCGGGTTACGTCATCGCGGTCGCTGGTTTTTACGAATGCAAGTTCGCCCTGGCCAGACTCGCCCGCGGCCGCAACCCGCTGCCTTTCGCCGACTGGCAAGCCAAGAAATCGGATCGCGGGATGAGCGTCTGGCACGACTGGGTCGACTGGATTGGCGGTCTTCCGTTTGAAGTCGCCACCCCCGAAGCAATCGTGATGCCCCTCCGCCAGCAGGGATTCACGCTGGACAACCTGCGCACCGTGGGCTCGGGCTGGGGCTGCAACGAATTTGTCTTCCGGCTGACCGAATCAACCGGTAGCCCGCAATAA
- the purQ gene encoding phosphoribosylformylglycinamidine synthase I — MATPRVLILRAPGTNCDIETAHAFDVAGGQSERVHVGRLIENPALHQRYQILCIPGGFSYGDDIAAGRILATRMHHHLDEMIHHFVDSGDNLVLGICNGMQVLMRLGVLTSGIPAAQPAMAGGGEEAPSHDVPPATLTWNNHGRFEDRWVNLAVDKTPCVFLKDIEQMYLPMAHAEGKFVARDEAAMDQLRSEGRLAIRYCDESGAIKNETLPFPVNPNGGDANVAGVCDASGRVFGLMPHPERHIDATQHPFWTRRKVQPEHGDGLQMFRNAVEWFA; from the coding sequence ATGGCTACCCCTCGCGTCCTTATCCTCCGAGCTCCTGGCACGAACTGCGACATCGAAACCGCACACGCGTTTGATGTTGCGGGCGGCCAGTCCGAACGCGTTCATGTCGGTCGCCTGATCGAAAACCCAGCCCTGCATCAACGCTATCAAATCCTGTGCATCCCCGGCGGATTCAGCTACGGCGACGACATCGCTGCGGGCCGCATTCTGGCCACGCGGATGCATCACCACCTGGACGAAATGATTCACCACTTTGTCGACAGTGGCGACAATCTCGTGCTGGGAATCTGCAACGGCATGCAAGTCTTGATGCGATTGGGCGTGCTGACCAGCGGTATCCCCGCGGCTCAACCAGCGATGGCGGGCGGCGGCGAAGAAGCCCCCAGCCATGACGTGCCCCCCGCAACGCTAACCTGGAACAACCATGGCCGTTTCGAAGACCGCTGGGTGAATTTGGCAGTCGACAAAACTCCCTGTGTTTTCCTGAAAGACATCGAGCAAATGTACCTGCCCATGGCCCACGCCGAAGGCAAATTTGTCGCCCGAGACGAAGCCGCAATGGATCAGCTCCGCAGCGAAGGCCGGCTGGCAATCCGTTATTGTGACGAGTCTGGTGCGATTAAAAACGAAACGCTTCCCTTCCCCGTCAATCCAAACGGTGGTGATGCCAACGTCGCTGGCGTGTGCGATGCCTCAGGCCGCGTCTTCGGCTTGATGCCGCACCCAGAACGGCATATCGACGCCACACAACACCCGTTTTGGACACGTCGAAAAGTGCAACCCGAACACGGTGACGGTCTACAGATGTTCCGCAACGCGGTGGAGTGGTTCGCCTAG
- the nadB gene encoding L-aspartate oxidase: MITPRYLLPFDSRRATHRFTDVLIIGGGLAGLRAANAVEPNLSVLVVTKDKLRESNSNYAQGGIAGVVDPDDCFEDHVRDTLVAGANLCDRDVVQRVVQEGPHRIEELIRWGTQFDKKEGELALGREGGHSRERIVHAMGDATGREIMRAVIERSREAPNIDIWENAFTVDLLTSEGQCRGAIIVGKNEKPTMVWAKETILCTGGAGQIFRESTNPPVATGDGTSLAYRAGVQLRDMEFIQFHPTVLYIAGSSRSLITEAVRGEGAHLLDSHGERFMLRYDDRGELAPRDIVSQSIVSQMNETAHPCVYLDLSHLDAQRVRERFPGIAETCSKFGLDITADRIPVRPGAHYMIGGVTVDSQGRTSLPGLWAAGEATSSGLHGANRLASNSLLEGLVYGAHAGEAASRSAAEGPHKMLAYRIQHASHQQTESFDIADVRVSLKSLMGRLVGVQRDGEGLAAANEQIRTLAAYVMRHQFENVEGWEMQNLLLTAYAMTNAALARTESRGVHFRSDFPEADNENWRCHQTQQIDVDGGFPQRGELITLPTSDHVGTPKT, translated from the coding sequence ATGATCACGCCTCGCTACCTTTTGCCCTTCGATTCGCGCCGAGCAACGCACCGGTTCACCGATGTTCTTATCATCGGAGGAGGACTGGCCGGCTTGCGGGCCGCCAACGCGGTGGAGCCCAATCTATCGGTCCTGGTCGTCACAAAGGACAAATTGCGTGAGTCCAACAGCAATTACGCCCAAGGCGGCATCGCGGGCGTCGTCGATCCGGACGATTGTTTCGAAGATCACGTCCGCGACACCTTGGTCGCCGGTGCCAACTTGTGCGACCGCGACGTCGTCCAACGCGTCGTCCAAGAAGGCCCGCACCGGATCGAGGAACTGATCCGCTGGGGCACCCAGTTTGACAAAAAGGAAGGCGAACTCGCTCTCGGCCGCGAAGGCGGGCATTCCCGCGAGCGAATTGTCCACGCGATGGGCGATGCCACCGGCCGCGAAATCATGCGAGCGGTGATCGAACGCAGCCGCGAAGCGCCCAACATCGATATTTGGGAGAACGCCTTCACAGTCGATCTGCTGACGTCGGAAGGCCAATGCCGCGGCGCAATCATCGTCGGCAAGAACGAAAAACCCACCATGGTTTGGGCCAAGGAAACAATTCTGTGCACCGGTGGAGCCGGCCAGATCTTCCGCGAATCAACCAACCCCCCGGTAGCCACTGGCGATGGAACCTCGCTGGCATACCGAGCCGGCGTGCAGCTGCGTGACATGGAATTCATCCAGTTCCACCCCACCGTTTTGTACATCGCCGGTTCGTCCCGGTCGCTGATCACCGAAGCGGTGAGGGGCGAGGGAGCTCACCTGCTCGATTCCCATGGCGAGCGATTCATGCTTCGCTATGACGATCGAGGCGAATTGGCGCCACGGGACATTGTCAGCCAGTCCATCGTCAGCCAGATGAACGAAACGGCTCACCCGTGTGTTTACCTGGATCTATCCCACCTCGATGCCCAACGCGTGCGAGAAAGATTCCCTGGGATTGCGGAAACGTGCAGTAAATTCGGCCTGGATATCACCGCTGATCGGATTCCCGTCCGCCCGGGTGCCCACTACATGATCGGCGGCGTGACCGTCGACAGCCAAGGCCGCACGAGTTTGCCCGGGCTATGGGCTGCCGGCGAAGCGACCAGTTCGGGGCTGCATGGTGCCAACCGATTGGCCAGCAACAGTCTGCTCGAAGGCTTGGTTTACGGTGCCCATGCCGGCGAAGCGGCCAGTCGATCGGCCGCCGAAGGGCCACACAAGATGCTCGCCTATCGCATCCAACATGCCTCCCACCAACAAACCGAATCCTTTGACATCGCCGACGTGCGGGTTTCCCTGAAAAGCCTGATGGGACGACTCGTCGGCGTGCAGCGAGACGGCGAGGGACTGGCCGCTGCGAACGAACAGATTCGTACGCTGGCCGCCTACGTGATGCGGCACCAGTTCGAAAACGTCGAGGGCTGGGAAATGCAAAACCTATTGCTGACCGCCTACGCGATGACCAACGCCGCCTTGGCTCGGACAGAATCTCGCGGCGTGCATTTTCGCAGCGACTTCCCCGAAGCCGACAACGAGAACTGGCGTTGCCACCAAACTCAGCAAATCGATGTCGACGGTGGTTTCCCGCAACGGGGCGAATTGATTACGCTGCCGACATCCGATCACGTCGGAACGCCCAAAACATAA
- a CDS encoding phosphatidylserine decarboxylase family protein encodes MSTPPESDSPAEVPLAAVSSNPASGAAVEVRNSTLQPGDQPSDPIAPGSPANPSGLANPSGSANSGASAPVVAGPNCPAMDPAVKTIQPGGGVVMSLELLWGRLRRAFLRRFRPRYVARMADRRQGQRGDLPFDPVDSRDMKYYRNQGSYWWADVDDAFMWRDSLPFVRVGLAELFVLSGGFLLLAIVMGVVWWPLALPGLLVMGLVVWFFRDPRRVVPAGAGTVVSPADGKLVEIVEFDDPVIGPAIRFGIFLSIFNVHANRTALPGRVVSVQYHPGKFCNAMRPQSARENEKLDIELSSPDLGGRVIRIRQITGQFARRIVCWARVDDFFERGEMYGMIKLGSRTELVVPRDESLHVEAKLGEKVSAGSTIMARYEIES; translated from the coding sequence ATGAGCACCCCGCCCGAATCCGACTCGCCTGCTGAGGTCCCGCTTGCCGCGGTCTCATCCAACCCAGCTAGCGGGGCTGCGGTCGAAGTGCGGAATTCGACTTTGCAACCTGGTGATCAGCCTAGCGATCCAATTGCTCCGGGCTCCCCAGCGAATCCCAGTGGCTTAGCAAATCCCAGCGGTTCAGCGAATTCAGGTGCCTCGGCGCCGGTTGTGGCTGGGCCGAATTGCCCGGCGATGGACCCTGCGGTCAAAACGATCCAGCCGGGTGGCGGCGTGGTGATGTCGTTGGAGTTGTTGTGGGGGCGATTGCGGCGAGCGTTCTTGCGGAGGTTTCGGCCTCGGTACGTAGCCCGGATGGCGGATCGTCGTCAGGGACAACGCGGTGATTTACCGTTTGACCCGGTGGATTCGCGAGACATGAAGTACTACCGAAACCAGGGCAGCTATTGGTGGGCCGATGTCGACGACGCGTTCATGTGGCGTGATTCGTTGCCGTTCGTGCGGGTCGGCTTGGCCGAGCTGTTCGTGTTAAGCGGTGGTTTTCTGTTGTTGGCGATCGTGATGGGGGTCGTGTGGTGGCCACTCGCGTTGCCCGGCTTGTTGGTGATGGGATTGGTCGTTTGGTTTTTTCGAGACCCTCGCCGCGTGGTGCCCGCGGGTGCGGGGACGGTTGTTTCGCCTGCCGACGGAAAGTTGGTGGAGATCGTTGAATTTGACGATCCGGTAATCGGTCCGGCGATTCGTTTTGGTATTTTCTTGTCGATTTTTAATGTGCACGCCAACCGGACCGCGTTGCCTGGGCGAGTCGTGTCGGTCCAATATCATCCGGGCAAGTTTTGCAACGCGATGCGTCCTCAGTCAGCCCGCGAAAACGAGAAGTTGGATATTGAGTTATCGAGTCCCGATTTGGGCGGTCGCGTGATCCGGATTCGGCAGATTACCGGCCAGTTTGCTCGCCGAATTGTTTGCTGGGCCCGGGTTGATGATTTTTTTGAGCGCGGTGAGATGTACGGGATGATTAAACTGGGGTCGCGGACCGAGTTGGTCGTCCCCCGAGACGAGTCGCTTCATGTTGAGGCGAAGCTGGGGGAAAAGGTTTCCGCTGGTTCCACCATCATGGCTCGCTACGAAATCGAATCGTGA
- the pssA gene encoding CDP-diacylglycerol--serine O-phosphatidyltransferase, whose amino-acid sequence MSELKPRLSGTEWGDGINSDAEEGDLANGRRPKKTKKRHRRLTLAVLPTVLTLGNGVCGLAAIAIAVSTETLDWDLETKLFAAGLLIFGGMLFDALDGSAARLTGQASQFGAELDSLCDAVTFGVAPAVIVWRISDALPQRLTWAIGALFALCVLIRLARFNVETDEDDDHEGFEGIPSPAAAGTLAAFAIAIPDLADFATSDIYPEQINHISQLTLDASHYFIPVLALVLAFLMVSRFQYPHVFAQLVRGRQTPHQIGQAMFAVVGMFLLHWVALPLVFCYYAFGSPIRSILMQYRSPKAAAATADSSSQSDET is encoded by the coding sequence ATGAGTGAACTCAAACCTCGACTCTCCGGAACGGAATGGGGCGATGGAATCAATTCGGATGCGGAAGAAGGTGATCTGGCCAATGGACGCCGACCCAAGAAGACAAAAAAGCGGCATCGCCGTTTGACGTTGGCCGTGTTGCCAACGGTGTTGACGCTTGGCAACGGTGTTTGTGGTCTGGCTGCGATCGCGATCGCTGTCAGTACCGAAACGCTCGACTGGGATTTGGAAACCAAACTGTTTGCAGCCGGCTTGCTAATCTTTGGCGGCATGTTGTTCGACGCGTTGGATGGGTCGGCTGCACGGTTGACCGGTCAGGCAAGTCAGTTCGGTGCCGAGCTGGATAGCCTTTGTGATGCGGTGACATTTGGTGTCGCTCCGGCGGTCATCGTGTGGCGAATCAGTGATGCGTTACCTCAACGATTAACCTGGGCGATCGGGGCTCTGTTTGCGCTATGTGTGTTGATCCGCTTAGCTCGTTTTAACGTCGAAACCGACGAAGACGATGACCATGAAGGGTTCGAAGGCATTCCCAGTCCAGCCGCTGCGGGCACGCTTGCTGCCTTCGCGATCGCGATCCCGGATTTGGCCGATTTTGCCACCAGTGATATCTATCCCGAACAGATCAACCATATCAGCCAGTTGACTTTGGACGCGTCACATTACTTCATCCCGGTGTTGGCGTTGGTGCTGGCGTTCCTAATGGTTTCGCGATTTCAGTATCCGCACGTCTTTGCTCAACTTGTCCGTGGTCGGCAAACTCCGCATCAAATTGGTCAGGCGATGTTTGCGGTTGTTGGCATGTTCTTGCTGCACTGGGTCGCGCTGCCGTTGGTGTTTTGTTATTACGCCTTTGGTTCACCGATTCGCTCGATCCTGATGCAATATCGGTCACCGAAAGCGGCAGCCGCGACGGCTGACTCGTCATCGCAATCTGACGAGACATGA
- a CDS encoding SGNH/GDSL hydrolase family protein produces MDRNSVRQLCYRWLFGLVVGTLLIAISSPLFVRSYPVRDWDEVRQRWVYPEGMRYRWRSEGYGTTAVGPHGLMGGTFAVAASSEPSESSTTIALWGDSQAEGVCVDDSEKLFTALQNQLPDCHVLPLASSGDDAWTWVHQFPLVEKAWGVDEHVLLLCELEDFEVLAIEPPTQVDSSMPTASHVELARWVPDFVIQAARTVLLDEVYQLRQFRFGIGPVLPASVASGSKVPASVPRTPAETGGDADFWIGIATRLVESSSLPITLVYAPKSPVVMGDRVFWTDDRSSDFEMMSSALRQRGVRVVDCRDALRESAEKGRFPHGFHNGLIGSGHLNAEGYRLIADEVAKAMASSDVSREAFRASGMQRIVSRSRQP; encoded by the coding sequence GTGGACCGGAATTCAGTGAGGCAATTGTGTTACCGCTGGCTGTTCGGCTTGGTTGTCGGGACGCTGTTAATTGCGATTTCGTCTCCGTTGTTTGTGCGGAGTTATCCGGTCCGAGATTGGGACGAAGTGCGTCAGCGATGGGTGTATCCCGAAGGAATGCGTTACCGTTGGCGAAGTGAAGGCTATGGAACGACCGCGGTGGGGCCGCATGGTTTGATGGGTGGCACCTTTGCGGTTGCTGCTTCAAGTGAACCGAGTGAATCAAGCACCACGATTGCACTGTGGGGCGACTCTCAGGCGGAGGGCGTTTGCGTGGACGATTCCGAAAAACTATTCACGGCACTGCAAAACCAACTGCCCGATTGTCATGTGCTGCCCCTAGCAAGTAGTGGGGACGACGCGTGGACTTGGGTGCACCAGTTCCCATTGGTTGAGAAAGCTTGGGGGGTGGACGAGCATGTGTTGTTGCTCTGTGAGTTGGAAGACTTCGAAGTCCTCGCCATCGAGCCGCCAACGCAGGTCGATTCGAGCATGCCAACGGCCTCACACGTTGAATTGGCCAGATGGGTGCCGGACTTTGTGATCCAAGCGGCCCGGACAGTCCTTCTTGACGAGGTCTATCAACTTCGTCAGTTTCGGTTTGGGATTGGGCCGGTCCTCCCAGCGTCCGTCGCCTCTGGATCGAAGGTGCCTGCAAGCGTTCCAAGGACACCGGCGGAGACTGGTGGTGATGCAGATTTTTGGATTGGGATCGCAACGCGACTTGTTGAATCGTCCTCGCTTCCGATCACCTTGGTCTACGCTCCGAAGTCGCCGGTGGTGATGGGCGACCGCGTGTTCTGGACGGACGATCGTTCGTCTGATTTTGAAATGATGTCGTCTGCACTTCGCCAACGTGGCGTGCGTGTGGTGGACTGTCGGGATGCTTTGCGTGAGTCAGCAGAAAAGGGCAGGTTCCCTCATGGCTTTCACAACGGGCTAATCGGATCAGGGCATCTCAATGCAGAGGGCTATCGACTGATTGCGGATGAGGTGGCGAAGGCGATGGCATCGAGCGATGTCAGTCGAGAAGCGTTTCGTGCTTCTGGAATGCAGCGGATTGTTAGCCGGAGTCGTCAGCCTTGA
- a CDS encoding MBOAT family O-acyltransferase, with amino-acid sequence MNFAQAEFLVFLVVVLVMTWSLRSKRYRNTFLLVASYYFYAYWDYRFCGLLLISTAVDYWVAIAIHRTASVRVRRWCLLVSLLVNLGMLGFFKYFNFFVDSARPLIESLGWDPTTLDIVLPVGISFFTFQTLSYTIDVYRGKLKPTKSLLDFALYVAFFPQLVAGPIVRAANLLPQLDELPGFSRRRFYGGFQQLLRGAVKKVLIADRLGETVDVVFGGVELYSSVTVWIAVIAYAGQIYYDFSGYSDMAIGVAKMLGYRFPVNFRHPYLATSMSDFWRRWHITLSTWLRDYLYIPLGGSRGSSLATNRNLLITMALGGLWHGASLTFVLWGLWHGAALVIQRAVRWGGSIAMSGRSFVSWLVVMFIVLMGWVLFRSPNLDVALQVYDRMWLSMFDGSNQLRILWLPPLTLLAIGLMVGEHLVWTTRFRRCMRLPFDAWYSPVATAMMLWALMLYAPRGFRPFVYFQF; translated from the coding sequence TTGAATTTCGCACAAGCTGAATTCCTGGTCTTCCTTGTTGTCGTGTTGGTGATGACTTGGAGCCTTCGGTCCAAGCGTTATCGCAATACGTTCTTGCTGGTCGCAAGCTACTACTTTTATGCGTACTGGGACTACCGGTTCTGCGGCTTGTTGCTGATCTCAACAGCGGTGGACTACTGGGTGGCGATCGCGATTCATCGGACCGCTTCAGTGCGTGTTCGCAGGTGGTGTCTGTTGGTTAGCTTGCTAGTCAATCTGGGAATGCTCGGGTTCTTCAAGTACTTCAACTTCTTTGTCGATTCGGCGCGCCCACTGATCGAATCATTGGGTTGGGACCCGACGACGTTGGACATCGTTTTGCCGGTCGGGATATCGTTTTTTACTTTCCAGACCTTGAGCTACACGATCGATGTCTACCGTGGGAAGTTGAAGCCAACGAAGAGCTTGTTGGACTTTGCCTTGTACGTTGCCTTCTTTCCGCAATTGGTTGCCGGACCGATTGTGCGAGCGGCCAATCTGTTGCCGCAACTTGACGAACTGCCGGGATTCAGTCGTCGTCGTTTTTATGGTGGTTTTCAGCAGTTGTTGCGTGGTGCGGTCAAAAAAGTGTTGATCGCCGATCGACTTGGGGAGACCGTCGATGTGGTTTTTGGAGGCGTGGAACTGTACAGCAGCGTGACGGTGTGGATCGCCGTGATCGCGTACGCGGGGCAGATCTACTATGACTTTTCAGGGTACAGCGACATGGCGATCGGTGTCGCGAAAATGTTGGGGTATCGCTTTCCTGTCAATTTCCGGCATCCCTATCTTGCGACGTCGATGTCCGATTTCTGGCGTCGTTGGCACATTACCTTGTCGACCTGGCTTCGGGATTATTTGTATATCCCGCTGGGTGGTTCACGCGGTTCATCGCTAGCAACGAATCGGAATTTGTTGATCACGATGGCGTTGGGCGGACTGTGGCACGGTGCATCGTTGACGTTCGTTCTTTGGGGACTCTGGCATGGTGCCGCGTTGGTTATCCAGCGTGCCGTTCGTTGGGGCGGCAGCATCGCGATGAGTGGACGTTCGTTTGTCAGTTGGCTTGTCGTGATGTTCATTGTGTTGATGGGTTGGGTCTTGTTTCGAAGCCCCAACTTGGATGTCGCACTGCAGGTCTACGATCGCATGTGGTTGTCGATGTTTGACGGATCCAATCAGCTGCGGATCCTTTGGTTGCCGCCCTTAACCTTGCTGGCAATCGGTTTGATGGTCGGTGAACATCTCGTATGGACAACGCGGTTCCGACGCTGCATGCGGCTTCCATTCGATGCTTGGTACAGTCCGGTCGCGACGGCGATGATGTTGTGGGCGTTGATGCTGTACGCACCCCGTGGCTTCCGGCCGTTCGTGTACTTTCAGTTTTGA
- a CDS encoding class I adenylate-forming enzyme family protein, translating into MPELIEAMRRHARQRPHVVAIRDPNRNELSWSELSQQVERTARQLARDHHAYLIHENHNTLANVLVSLGCLASGLCEVSIDGRFPLEVRRSMIERTQEYNWQTNSATTRPALVLWTSGTTDRPRGVMLSSTNLDTNAQAKLNAVPQTNDDHRLTLLPISHAYARTCDMGTWLLSGCQWTIDLGTSALDRIDSRNPPTLINTVPSVAAQIVNRLDRSDPSLAKLRVVGCGGAAITEATFQRLRHHDVEVIQGYGCTETSPVICSAAPGDTIPGLVGRPVDGWEVDVRDGRLFVRGAGSMLGYLNDPEATHQKLASDGWLDTGDLVEVQPDGNFRILGRADDVIVLPNGFKVHPQSIEAKLMQSNSIEFALIFPGNSELIVAIQAKPFSIPNVKAELAAQLPPGTRFRIEPIVPDLSHQNNELTAKGTPRRSEVAKRFAS; encoded by the coding sequence ATGCCCGAGCTAATCGAAGCAATGCGGCGGCACGCACGCCAACGCCCTCACGTGGTCGCGATCCGAGATCCCAATCGAAACGAACTCAGTTGGTCCGAACTCAGCCAACAAGTCGAACGAACCGCTCGTCAGCTTGCCCGCGATCACCACGCGTACCTGATCCACGAGAATCACAACACACTGGCCAACGTGCTGGTGTCGCTGGGATGCTTGGCCAGCGGGTTGTGCGAGGTCTCGATCGACGGGCGTTTTCCGCTTGAGGTTCGGCGATCCATGATTGAGCGAACCCAGGAATACAACTGGCAAACCAATTCAGCCACCACTCGACCGGCACTGGTCTTGTGGACCAGCGGGACCACAGATCGGCCTCGCGGCGTGATGCTGTCGTCCACCAACTTAGACACCAACGCTCAAGCGAAACTGAACGCGGTCCCACAAACCAACGACGATCACCGTTTGACCCTACTACCCATCTCGCACGCTTACGCTCGCACCTGCGACATGGGCACGTGGCTATTATCGGGTTGCCAATGGACAATCGACCTTGGCACTTCGGCGCTGGACCGCATTGATTCTCGCAATCCACCAACATTGATCAACACAGTGCCTTCGGTCGCTGCCCAGATCGTCAACCGACTGGATCGATCCGATCCGAGCCTAGCCAAACTTCGTGTCGTGGGCTGTGGCGGAGCCGCGATCACTGAGGCAACCTTCCAACGCCTTCGACACCATGACGTCGAAGTCATCCAGGGCTACGGATGTACAGAAACGTCGCCCGTGATCTGCAGTGCAGCTCCGGGCGACACGATCCCGGGACTGGTTGGCCGCCCCGTCGATGGATGGGAAGTCGACGTCCGGGATGGTCGTCTGTTCGTGCGAGGTGCTGGATCCATGCTGGGCTACTTAAACGATCCAGAGGCCACCCACCAAAAGTTGGCATCCGACGGCTGGCTGGACACGGGCGATCTGGTGGAAGTCCAGCCTGACGGCAACTTCCGCATTCTGGGACGCGCCGATGATGTCATCGTGCTTCCCAACGGTTTCAAGGTGCATCCACAAAGCATCGAAGCCAAGTTGATGCAATCGAACTCGATTGAGTTCGCGCTGATCTTTCCTGGCAACAGTGAACTCATCGTGGCAATTCAAGCCAAGCCCTTTTCGATCCCAAACGTGAAAGCGGAACTCGCTGCACAATTGCCTCCCGGAACCCGCTTCCGCATCGAACCCATCGTTCCCGACCTATCCCATCAAAACAATGAACTCACTGCTAAAGGCACACCAAGGCGGTCCGAAGTCGCCAAACGCTTCGCAAGCTAA
- a CDS encoding TrmH family RNA methyltransferase — MISITDVSDSRIESYRSVRFRDPQQGFIAEGAVVVQRLLKSEYSIRSLLIHKGQEHRYENLVADRFPVYVVDPDIGEQIAGYDFHRGVLAHGECPPMCEPSQLTHARPPIGLGLFGISDPENVGSLLRSAAAMGIHDILIGPGTISPYVRRVIRVSMASVFQHRFYQVTNSLETINELQKSGVEFAATTLRKDAIAMQDFTSQPPAGPVVLLVGNEASGLQDEVQDACLHRVTLPMSSGTDSLNVGVAGAIFLYELVSRKCPS, encoded by the coding sequence ATGATCTCAATTACCGATGTCAGCGATTCCCGCATTGAAAGCTACCGATCGGTGCGGTTTCGCGACCCCCAACAGGGATTTATCGCCGAAGGGGCGGTTGTCGTCCAACGACTTTTGAAGAGTGAATATTCGATACGATCGTTACTGATTCACAAAGGCCAGGAACACCGCTACGAAAACCTGGTTGCCGATCGATTCCCGGTCTATGTCGTCGATCCCGATATTGGCGAACAAATCGCCGGCTACGATTTCCATCGCGGGGTGCTAGCGCACGGTGAGTGCCCACCGATGTGCGAACCGTCGCAGCTTACCCACGCACGTCCGCCTATCGGCTTGGGGCTGTTTGGAATCAGCGACCCTGAAAACGTCGGCAGCCTATTGCGTTCCGCCGCCGCAATGGGAATCCACGACATCCTAATCGGCCCCGGAACCATTTCACCGTACGTCCGGCGAGTGATCCGGGTTAGCATGGCGTCGGTTTTCCAGCATCGCTTCTATCAAGTCACCAACTCGCTCGAGACCATTAACGAACTCCAAAAGTCTGGGGTGGAATTCGCGGCAACCACGCTTCGCAAGGACGCCATTGCGATGCAAGACTTCACTTCCCAACCACCCGCGGGCCCCGTTGTATTGCTGGTCGGTAACGAGGCTTCCGGTTTACAGGATGAAGTTCAAGATGCCTGTCTTCACCGAGTCACCTTGCCGATGTCATCGGGGACCGACAGCCTGAATGTTGGAGTCGCTGGCGCGATTTTCCTTTATGAATTGGTGTCGCGAAAATGCCCGAGCTAA